CCTAGAAAGAATAAAGGCATATATATTTGGCGCACTCAACTACACTCAAAGCTATTTCCTTTCCCTCACAAAATGGAAGTGCATCATACTCCAAATAACTAAAAAGGGATtggttaattaaaataatacaattattAAAGTATATGTGTACCAATCAAGGAACATGTTGATTATTATCAAAGCGAATTTCTAGATATTGCTTATGAATATGATCACATCATGTTACTTTAATGTGGATTTTCAGCGTGTAATAATATTGAGCTTTGATTGGCCGTACCAAAATTTCCCCTAGCTAATTTCTCTTGAGATTtcttgaagataattaataGATGAGTAAAGCTAGGAAACCAAAAGCATATCAGCCAAAATCCAGCCaaatatttttggatgaattcaaaatttttacgagttaatatatatggatgtttcttctactaagtattagaatgtttcttttttatattaaatggatgttcttttatatatttttcgaatttgtgattgttagaAGTGGATAGATTAAtgtgagaaaaaagaagaagatttttataagttttaattaggtttacttaatcaatttaaaattttttaaattttaaatttaaaaaatttaaaattaattaattattgatataaattaatatagttttgtttaatttttagctGATAAGCTTTTGGTTACTTATACTTTTTCTTAATAGATATATAAGAATAATGGTATAATAACAAAGGTAAACTCATTAAAGGTGGTTCTAAGATGCAAGAGAATAATGCTGGAATATAACTCTCTTTTTGAGAGATTTGTTTAAATTGAAGATAATTTTGGGTTGCTTTCTTTGTGCGTGAAGACATAGAAAAGATCCAAGAATTTGGTCTCACCACTCGCTACTATCATATAGTTTGAACTAATATATATTCAGCTGACTTAGTCTTCTAAATGACTAAACCTACCAaagttgaagaagaaaattGAATGATTCTAAATTTTGTCCGTGCTTTCCAGACAAATGCTTAGCAACAACAATAGTAGTATTATTTAATGTTTTTGTCCGTAATAATTAccgaaatataatttttttaaaattatatcgattttattttgatattattatgatacacaaaatttataaaattaaactatttaaaaaaaattataaaaacaaaagtTCCACTGTTAAGAAAATTCGagtttttgtaaataaaaaaatcaaataataaatttttaagttattatctTTGTgtgaaagagtttaattttaatatttattatctaaaactttaaagaatttaatatgtataattttatatttgattaggtGTTAAATCTATCACacgaataaaaataattaatttttatgcttgttatttaaaataatattctttCTCTTGATAACTTTTAATCACAACATTAGTATTCTcgctaaattatatataataaatatttaaaaaaaaagaagtgaaaatatagattagaaagataaacagtaaaattttaaaattaagtaaaaaatatgcatataataatatcttttatttgaattacattatgttgttaattttatttttttagaaaagaaagataaagaaagtagagaaagataaagaatgagagagaaagataaagaagaaggagagaggaaatttattaattttagaaaataatattttattttaattataatgtaAGAATATCTcgtgatatattttgatttgtcaaactagtaatataaattataagttatatataGAATGGGAAGAGTAGGGAGAAATAGAAAAGGGGAAAGAGGTAGATAAGAGGATGGAGGAagagagtttattaattttagagataaatatttcatctcaattttaataagagaatGTCATGTGAAATATTTTGGttgttaaattagtaatataatattttaatattttaattttagtttcaatTAGAGAATATCACATTACATATTTTGATtatcaaatttgtaattagtaataaataatAGGGTAAAAAACTGAAATGAGCCAAGTAGAGCTCAAATTTACCTAAATCAGCCAAATGAAAAATCAATACGTGAATCAACCAGGACGAATtactatataattcgaatcaatatgattcgaattTCATTTGaacgtaattcgaatcaatatgattcgaattacaagGAACGCCAAAAATGTATGAAGTTCGAAACAACTTGTTTCGAATTACAACTATAGAATTCGAATTTagttaattcgaattactaggagAAGCATTGtttagtaattcgaatcaagttgattcgaattactaggtTTCGTTGTGACATTAGATAATTCGAAACATatagattcgaattatatatatatagtgcgaGCCAGGGCTATATATATAAGGTGTGAACTGTGCGAGCCAAGGCTGTATATATATGCTGTGAACTCATGTTGCTCTCAACAAAGAGGGGagatggctagtgaggagagtttCCTAGTTCTGGTACATTACAGAGGGTCGATTAAGAGAAAAACTCGGTCCGGCGTGAAGTTCACTGATAAGGATCCCCTATGTATTATCGTGACGCCGACAACCACCTACGATGCACTTGTTAGCTCTGTGCTGGAGAAGCTGGGTCTTGAAGGCGTTAAAAGGGTGAAGAAGTTTTTCTACCGCATTCCTACAGCGGTGCTCCATGACACCGTGAAGTTTGATTGTTTCACAATCGGTAGTGAGGAGGACTTGCAGGTTATGTTTCTTTCTCGTAGGCAGTTTCCCGAGGTAAGGACTCCGGAGCTATTGGCTAAGTTGGTTGATGTGGTATCTAGCTCGGGTGGTTCGAACCGGAATGCCAATACTATAGCCGCGGTTGCGGGCTCGAGCTCGAGACCTGCGGTTGCTTCATCCTCCGTTCCTGTGTCTGAGCCACCGATGCAGCCTGTTGCCTCCCCTTTGTTTGCCGTTGATTTGAGCGGCACTGTTGGAGACGAGGCTCGATATGCGGAACATGTTCCCACCGAAGTGCATTGTCCTACACCGACTGGTGTTGGTGAGGGTTTGTTTGATGACGCAGATGACGATGACGTCGAGCCGGATATGATTGCTGATGACAGCGGCGATGATCTTGGAACTACTGATCCGGGAAGGGCTACAGGTGGATCTAGTTCTGGCACACAGCAGTACCCACCTCATTTTTCATCGTTGGACATGGATGCCATGAGGCAGGTCGAAAATCCTTTGCAGGCCTCTGGATTTGGCGCCAGAGATATGGAAGGGTCTGCCGGTATGACGGAGTTCCAGGTTGGCCAACAATTTCAGGATAAAGATGAGGCGCTATTGAGTGTGAAGACTTACAGCATCCGCCAAGGGGTCCAGTACAAGGTCGTTGAGTCTGACTACCGCAGGTATGTGGGAAAGTGTTCTGAGTTTgggaatgggtgcacatggttgattcggTTGAGCCTCCCAAAATGCCACGGCCGCACACTTTGGGTTCAGGCCTACGTACAGGAGGGTATGGATGGCGAAGCAGAAGGCCGTTGCCGTGATATATGGGGACTGGGAGGAGTCGTACAATGAGCTCCCTAGGTGGGTTTTAGGAGTGCAGCTGACGATGCCTGGCACTGTAGCCGTCCTCAGGACTTGCCCTGTTCGAGTTGGGGGACAGGTTGACGATTCTCAGGTTTATTTTCATAGGCTGTTCTGGACTTTCCCCCCTTGTATCCAGGCATTCCGTCATTGCAAGCCTTTGGTGAGTATTGATGGCACCCATTTATATGGGAAGTATGGGGGAACACTGCTAGTCGCCATTGCACAAGACGGAAACTCGAACATCCTACCCGTGGCATTTGCACTAGTTGAGGGTGAGAATGCTGATACCACCATGTCAAGAACTCATGCGACGGACCAGGGTCGGGCACGATGTCAAACTGTAGAATATAATCAGCACGCTCCTGCCAGTAAAGATGCCAATCGGGGTACTGTGCCGGGAACCAACGGTCCCCTCCTCTCCCGTCCTTCAACATCAGGAAGTCGATGTTCAGGGCGGGAGACGGTATGGGCTGAACGCCGCCAAACTGAGGTAAAACTCTGTCAACCTGATGCCACTCGACAACCGCAAAATAAATAAGGGCCGTCCTGCATCGCCACAACATCGTATGCCGAGGCTCCAACACCTCAGGATGGACAACCTGGATGACGTCGACTGCGCTATAGGGCATCCATATGAACTGAAAAAACCAAAATCAAGTCGTTTGTACTTTCAGTTAAGTGATATAAAATGAAACAATGAGTTGAGAATGACAAAAGTTCTCCTTGCTTACCTGCCGAGGCTGTAACAAGTCGATCTGCATGCGAGCCATCTGTACCCGAGGTCCCTTGTTGCTAATCCCAGGGTTGTAACCAGACCATCTGCGTACAAGAAAACAGAAGAATATAACAGAAGAATATAGGgcataattacaaaataataacaAGGAGAATATCTACTACAAAACAATAACGGTACCTCGATGCAAGGGGCCAGCTGATCTCATCATACCCAGATGGTCTAAGTGTAGGAAACCGCCAGAAAATCCATGACTGTAATAACTGTAACGGGCCAGCTAACTTAACCACATGTCTGTTGGCGACTCGGCACATGCACCTGTACATCCATGCTAGTGCAGCCGACGCCCAACTATAGCGACCCATCTCCTCAAGCCGAGCAACATATGGTAGCCATCTGATGTGTATACGATTGCCGGACTTGTCGGCAAACAGCTGCGTACCCAATAACATCATGATATAGGCCCGGGCAAAGCGCCTAACTGTCTCCTCATCTGCCCCGTCTGGACACTCCCCGAATGTCTCCTGAAACCAGGTGCAGTTGACTGCGAATTTCTGCACCTGGTTCTCCGGCGGTAAAACACCGAGCAACTCCTGGAACCACTGCCAAGCAGGTCTCCCACCCTCAATGTAAATGTGGAAGTCCGTAAGGCAACCACTAACATAATCTCCGTCGACTGGCAACCCCAGCTGGTATGCGACGTCCTGAAGCGTGATAGTGCACTCTCCGAACGGCATGTGGAAGGTGTGCGTCTCAGGCCGCCACCTCTCGACAAATGCACTGACTAGGGGCTCGTCTAGTCGGAACCATCTGTCGTTCAGTCTCGCAAGATGGTAAAGTCCCGCCATCTGCAAGTACGAAACATACCTCTCATCAAGACGCATCCCCTGTTGCCGCCTAACACTGGATATGCAACGACGAGGCTGGCCATTACATAAAACGCATAATTAGAACAGACAATAAACCGCTAAAACAAAACCATTcacaaaaaccattaacaaaaaccatcAACAATAAACCATTACCAAataccattaacaaaaaccatcAACAATAAACCACTAAAACAAAATCATTAACAAAAATCATCAACAAATACCACTACCCTACACTAATTTCCTAAACCACTATCCAAAAACCATTTACAATAAACTGCTAAaacaaaaccattaacaaaaaccattaacaaaaaccatcaacaaaaacCACTACCCTACACTACTTTCCTAAACCCCTATCCTAAACCACTAACAGTAACATAAACCATTCTAAAAACCCTTTAACAAATACCATTATCATAAACCGCTTTCATAAACCACTAACCTCGTCGTTGATAACACCGGCGATATGAGCTACTCCATCCAGACGATAAAGCCTTCCCGGATCGTCCCCCATCGACAGAAACAGCCGCTCTGGTCAAGCTCGTACTGAACGCTGGTCTTTTTCTCTGGGATTTGGTGGGGTTGGAGAATGAGAAAGTGATTCGAATGAACTAGGCTCGAACTCCTTTTATAGCCGATTCccttgtaattcgaatcaacttgattcgaattactatgcAAGCCCGTTTTCACCTAATTCGAATCGAATTGATTCGAACTCCTCTCACATGCGCTTctcctagtaattcgaattaactAAATTCGAATTCTATAGTTGTAATTCGAAACAAGTTGTTTCGAACTTCATACGTTTTTGGCGTtcctagtaattcgaatcatattgattcgaattacgttcaaatcaaattcgaatcatattgattcgaattatatagtaATTCGTCCTGGTTGATTCACGTATTGATTTTTCATTTGGCTGATTTAGGTAAATTTGAGCTCCACTTGGCTCATTTCAGTTTTTTGccctaaataataatatataaaaaatataaagtatgTAAAACAatgagagaaataaaaaagaaaagagtaaagtatcgtttttatttttaatatttgggaTAAGTTCCAAAGTTATACCTAACGTTTCAaccgtcctatttaagtctctaacattttaaaattgactcaatgttgtcctgctgttaggaatccgttaacagaattgacggcgagataaaattgagacaattttgaaacgttagagacttaaataagacgaaaatattggggacaaaaacgatacatagaaataaattttaattttatttttcagtactatcaattttttactgtatatagattaattttgttaaattttatttttaattttattttttaataatatcaaatttttatgatagataattatttaattatttttaaaattttatttttaatcacattttttaaagtgaatttattttttattaagagtaaaattaaataattgcaataattttaatttttaataaacttgaaaaaaaattatgataataataataacaactaattAAATTACGTCGTGTAATTATTATGATTCAGTATTTCGGTTGCTATATTGTATTGTAATGTTATAACTTACATACTTCTTGCAGTTGGTAAAAAATATTGAagtgataaatttaattcaacCGATAAAATATTGATCAAAttgtcaattttaaatttaataaaatattatataaattaaattttatcttatttaactatataatatatgtaaaatgtgagataaaaatttcaataattttaatttttaataaactttaattttttcttcaataatttcaaattttttacgacaaataattattaaatttattttttattttacttagaaaaaataatgtaattaagaataaaatttaaaaataattgaataattattcactgcaaaaaatatgatattattgaagaataaaattaaaaataaaatttaactaaattaaatattaaaaaattttgatacattagagatAAAAGGTacgatttatattttattatatatattattttttcgcAAGTTTATGTACTagtcattttacaaatatttcatgatgactaaaaatctttaagtataaaattataaaagaataaattatttaaaacgaaagtaatgtgattaagtgtaatttacttagatatgattaaaaaataattgaatactatgtacagtaaaaaattgatatttttgaaggataaaattaaaatttacttttatgtattatttttgttcccaatattttcgttctatttaagttcctaatgtttcaaaatcgtctcaattttgtcccgccgtcaattctgttaacggatccctaacgacAGAATAACATTGAGCCAAATTTGAAACATTAtgaacttaaataggacgattgaaacgttagagaCAACTTTAAGACTTATCccaatttactaaaaaaaatttcatttctaaaacaaaatatttaattttaattataataaaaaataacatataatatattttaattataaaattaataatatataataaataattaacttaaaattttgaacaagaaaattgaaattaataaataaattaattaacagttttttaatattaaaaaatattcatctcCACATATACATGAAGATGAATatcttctaatattttattaccTCAAACTAGcgaatcaaaatgcaactatttaacaacaaaacaaaacaaaaaacagaagCTGCCCTAACCATGTCCTGTGCATTTTTGCAACTTGCAAGCAAGA
This portion of the Arachis duranensis cultivar V14167 chromosome 6, aradu.V14167.gnm2.J7QH, whole genome shotgun sequence genome encodes:
- the LOC107492796 gene encoding uncharacterized protein LOC107492796, yielding MASEESFLVLVHYRGSIKRKTRSGVKFTDKDPLCIIVTPTTTYDALVSSVLEKLGLEGVKRVKKFFYRIPTAVLHDTVKFDCFTIGSEEDLQVMFLSRRQFPEVRTPELLAKLVDVVSSSGGSNRNANTIAAVAGSSSRPAVASSSVPVSEPPMQPVASPLFAVDLSGTVGDEARYAEHVPTEVHCPTPTGVGEGLFDDADDDDVEPDMIADDSGDDLGTTDPGRATGGSSSGTQQYPPHFSSLDMDAMRQVENPLQASGFGARDMEGSAGMTEFQVGQQFQDKDEALLSVKTYSIRQGVQYKVVESDYRRYVGKCSEFGNGCTWLIRLSLPKCHGRTLWVQAYVQEGMDGEAEGRCRDIWGLGGVVQ
- the LOC127748429 gene encoding protein MAIN-LIKE 1-like; amino-acid sequence: MGDDPGRLYRLDGVAHIAGVINDEPRRCISSVRRQQGMRLDERYVSYLQMAGLYHLARLNDRWFRLDEPLVSAFVERWRPETHTFHMPFGECTITLQDVAYQLGLPVDGDYVSGCLTDFHIYIEGGRPAWQWFQELLGVLPPENQVQKFAVNCTWFQETFGECPDGADEETVRRFARAYIMMLLGTQLFADKSGNRIHIRWLPYVARLEEMGRYSWASAALAWMYRCMCRVANRHVVKLAGPLQLLQSWIFWRFPTLRPSGYDEISWPLASRWSGYNPGISNKGPRVQMARMQIDLLQPRQFIWMPYSAVDVIQVVHPEVLEPRHTMLWRCRTALIYFAVVEWHQVDRVLPQFGGVQPIPSPALNIDFLMLKDGRGGDRWFPAQYPDWHLYWQERADYILQFDIVPDPGPSHEFLTWWYQHSHPQLVQMPRVGCSSFRLVQWRLAVFPHTSHINGCHQYSPKACNDGMPGYKGGKSRTAYENKPENRQPVPQLEQGKS